A genomic stretch from Candidatus Methanomassiliicoccus intestinalis Issoire-Mx1 includes:
- the amrB gene encoding AmmeMemoRadiSam system protein B, with amino-acid sequence MRYPAVAGSFYPKNIDDLKSEIENSFKSKFGPGYIPALDPKGPRAIKAAVNPHAGYFYSGPVAAHTFAAMAKDGFPETFVILGPNHHALGPLVATTDQDFLMPMGKVEVDTEILDRIGSAVPKSHDAHRLEHSIEVQLPFIQYFCPEAKIVPIVMIDQTYETAINLAEILSDACRGKDVVFLASSDFSHYVPPDVAEAQDRKVIDRILSMNVPEVIDTVQRYKITMCGYGPVMTAMLASGSQSAGLLAYGTSGDACEMKDVVGYASIIMT; translated from the coding sequence ATGAGATATCCTGCAGTAGCTGGATCTTTTTACCCCAAAAATATAGATGATTTAAAAAGTGAAATTGAAAATTCATTTAAATCTAAGTTTGGACCCGGTTACATTCCAGCGCTGGATCCAAAGGGTCCAAGGGCTATCAAAGCTGCAGTAAATCCTCATGCAGGATATTTTTATTCGGGGCCTGTTGCAGCACACACATTCGCCGCTATGGCTAAAGACGGATTTCCGGAAACCTTTGTAATACTGGGACCAAACCATCATGCCTTAGGACCGCTGGTAGCTACTACAGACCAGGATTTCCTGATGCCAATGGGAAAAGTAGAGGTGGATACTGAAATTCTTGACAGGATCGGTTCGGCAGTTCCTAAAAGTCATGACGCTCACAGACTCGAACATTCAATAGAGGTTCAGCTGCCGTTTATTCAGTACTTTTGCCCGGAAGCTAAGATTGTACCAATTGTGATGATTGACCAGACATACGAAACAGCAATAAATCTGGCTGAAATCCTGTCAGACGCATGCAGAGGAAAAGACGTTGTATTCTTAGCAAGTTCTGACTTTTCTCACTATGTTCCTCCAGATGTAGCTGAAGCTCAGGATAGAAAAGTAATCGACCGCATCCTCAGCATGAACGTTCCTGAAGTTATTGACACTGTTCAGAGATACAAAATAACAATGTGCGGCTACGGGCCGGTAATGACTGCCATGCTGGCTTCAGGATCTCAGAGCGCAGGTCTGCTGGCATACGGTACGTCCGGAGATGCCTGTGAAATGAAAGATGTTGTAGGATATGCTTCAATCATTATGACCTGA